GAGTACAGACTTATACTAAATCTATCCACACGCCATGTCTGCTCTCACCCTGCTAATGTTCTCCAAAACCAGCTTCATTTTGTCAGGATGGACAGCAGACAGGACGAAGATGAGTGTGATGACATCCACGCTGCTTTCCGGCACATTTTCCATCAGGTCATCTTTAGTTAAATCACACTGGAAGGCACAACAGCGGTCGGGGCAGTACAGAGGGTTTTGCTgtcaacacaaagaaaacaaaggaaagaattttatttacaaaattaagtatttttctttttctctttatgttgaTTCCAAGAGAAGAAATTCTGAAGTCCCTCATATTTTTCTCTAACAAGGGAGCATAAAATCAAAATGCTGTCAGCTGGTCCACTACAGCAGCTAACTATATATCCCATGTATCTAAAGCATATTTTAGGGATCCTTCAGTAACCAGTAGCAAAATAATGAGATTGCATTCAGTGGATTCAGCCAGTACAAAGTAGTATTACAGCTGCACTAATAGAGCTTACTCTGACAAATTCAACAGCTCGTGGTGAGAAGTCACAGGCATAAACAAAGATGTTGAGGTCATCCTCGAGCAGAGGGAAGATGCAGTTTCCAACACCACAGCCCGCCTCCAGCAGCACCAACTTCTGGGACTCAAACTGCAAGCCAGATGGGacaaagacaaattaaaaatagaCACAAACACAAGGTATTAGTCTACTCATGTCTCTCAACTCAGCTCAATAATTTTTTAATAGTGAAACTCCAACAACTCACTTAAAAACTTTTACAATATCCTTTATGCTaaattacttttgaaagttGCAAGCTTTGTGTTTTAACTGACCTCTAAATATCAGCTTTACAGAAAACCATTGACTTTATTAGGTGGTAATTGAGTAACATGAGAAACTACACAGCTGATAATCTCAAGTCGTGTCCTGTGAAGGCTCAGTTTTTCTTTGAATTGGCAGTGGAGTTTAGCAGGGTGTCCATTGTACACATTAAAATCAGTCATTTTTGATCTATTTCACACAATAACACATGCATGTCAGTCATACAACTCAAATATTTCAAAACAGACACGGTAAACAGTTACATTTAATATCCTGTAAAAGTGCCTTCTCTGGTGTCATCTGTTGTAAATATTTCCTCACCTCTCGGCATGCCTTGAGCTCTTCAAATTCCCTGGTGGTCCAGTGTCTATCCTTGAAGAAATTCgttgtgtttcttttgtaaaaCAAGTCCCAGTTTTTCTGCGCTTCTTTCTCCAGCTTCATCTGTTTAAAGTCAGACACCAGAGCCCGCTCACCGTTCAGTCTTTGCTGCTCCTCCAGAGTTAAAACCCTGGCAGTGGGGGTTTTCGCTTGGTCTTTCGACTCCTCTTCTTTTCCAGGATCCGTACAGTTAATATCACCACTGAAAATCCCACTTTCTGACAATGCCATGATAAACTGCCCCAAAGTGTCTACACCTTCTGTTTATACTCGTTTATGGAAAAATAGACTTTTCAAACATGCTAAACCCAATTAACTGATTaagagttttattttaaaacaaattcgAGGGTAGCCGtactttttccacatttaaTGCATCCATGTTGTCCGTTAACTAAATTATGTCGTGTAGTCTTTACTACTTAATTCCGTTTCTCATCGAGTGGCGCGTTTTCTATAATTACTCGTTACTGAGTAAATTAAAGCACTGGAAATATTTTCATGATTTAATATGTAGTGAAATgcgttgttttttatttgaaaaatctTGTACTTTACTAAAACAGGTGAAGTTGCTAACACAGCCCGCTTTCGGCGATATTTGAGAGCCGGACCAAAAGCGGAAGAGGCGTGGCCACGTGATGTTTTGCTAACTGTTAGCCACAGCAAGCTAACTTTGTGTTGTAGTTGGCATCTTATTTTGATCCTGCTCAACTTGCCAGATTGCTCTCGGCTCTTCGTGGGATTTGACCTAAATGCGAGTTTTAGTAACTATTAAACCAACGGAGCCATGAACGGGAGCACGAATCCGCTGCTGGACAAAGAGGAGCATGTTTTGAAGCTCGGAGAAAGCTTTGAGAAGAGGCCAAAGTCTTCCTTTCACACCATCAGATGTAAGTGTGACAGACTGCGCGATGTGTTAAATAAAACTTTGGCACCATACAAAGCGCACTGTTAGATTACTGTTGTGTCAGACTCTCACATGGACGGAGAGGCTGTGTCTTACACAGTCTGTGTATGGGTAATTACATGGAGAAAACAATTAAGTAATTATTTGTTGCAAATGGTGTGGCAGCATTATACACAATGAATTTTATCTTTTTACTCCCCATTTTCAGGTTTTAAATCTGCGTTTATCGGCTCATAATTTTTCGATATTTGTTTAAGAGacataataaaatgtttatgtAATTATAATTACCTACATACAGTGTCTCCTAAAGCACCTGATTAAATTATCTGTTATATCTCCTTTTCAGATGACTTCAAACCAGCATCGATTGACACAAGCTGTGAAGGAGAGCTTCAAGTTGGGAAAGGAGATGAAGTTACCATAACACTACCTCATATTCCAGTAAGACTGCATGATGTGCACTTCTTTCTGTAAATTAagcaaataataaaacaacttCCATTCTTTTAGCATCAAATTCTTTACCCTTAAACACTGACTGAATTGGTACTACCAGGAAGTGTGGCACTTGCATGTTAGATGAATATCTGTTCTAATTctatactgtgcaaaagtttatAAACgccttttcatttccttttgCTTCCAAGCTGTGAGACTTTCTTGTAGTTTTTTTAAGTTGGTTTGAGCAATACTTTTCCAGGTTTCGTCACGGTCTTTTTGAGTgttcttttgcttgttttttttgtttttttttaaacactggcATTTTTTGCTcctttcagtccagtccttgtatcATTCATTGTATCATACCATTTCCAGAGGCAATTTGTTTCTAGCATTGCTAGTATTTTATGCCAGTCAATTTATAACAGATTGCCTGGCATAAAATACCATAACATTTGCACCAAtcaggtgattcccaaagagctattaggtGTATAcatggcatatctcagcatggtttGCAGGGAATCCTTAGAAAATTAGTGGAAACGTGAACATTTAGAAGATAAAAGAATAAGTGGTaggcctaaaaaaaacaaaaaatacaatctACATCAGATGAACAAAATGTGAAAGTTGTGTCCTTAAGAACAAGTTGTGGATTGACCTGGACCTCAacgttattgaagcagtgtaAGATTATTTtgacagagaacaaaacaaaaggcagccaacatccaaaaaagagctttgaatgtccttcaggaagcatggagaactattcctggaGGCTACTcgaagaaattacaagaaaacttACTTAAGAGAGTTCCGGCTGTGTTGAGGAATAAcagtggtcataccaaatacgGATTTTCAAGCTTGTTTGATTGTACAAAGTCTGTTTTTACCTTAGATACTACATATCtatttatgtttgcacatttagAAATCCAGTATCTAaggtaaaaacagagtttgtacaatcaAAGCAATTCAAACTGAAGTCAGTGAGTGAGTCAGTCACACCAGGAATAAgggatggctcaagacttttgcacagcactgtataaTTATACCTTCTTGCACTGTTTTAATGTAATAGGGTCTGGCAAAATCAGCCAAGACTGTCCATATTTAGtccatacattttcttttttttctttcagggcTCTACCCCTCCCATGACAGTATTCAAAGGAAACAAGCGGCCATACCAGAAGGACTGTGTGCTCATCATTAACCACGACACCGGGGACTTTGTACTGGAGAAACTGAGCAGCAGCATCCAGGTCAAGAAAACTAGGTGAGATATCAGTGATTACAAAATTAAGGTTATTGAAGTGGGAAGTTCAGGCTGGCTTCTATGTTACTCTTAAATATATCCAGGTGAAATCAcatctgttgtgtgtgttttacagggCAGAGGGCAGCAGTAAGATCCAGGCCCGGATTGAGCAGCAGTCACTTCGGTCCAGCCAGCCCACCTCTCAGTTTAGGGCCCCCACTAAACCCGGGGCTGGGATCAAAACCTCTCCTTCCCCGTCTAAGGACAACCCCTCCCCAGAGCCTCAGCTCGATGACATCAAGAGAGGTAAGGAAGGCGATACACGCCCACAGCTCATAATAGAAGAGATCATTTTCCTGGCATAACTATAGTTTATGATTAACATCACAAATAACATATTCTATATTAAACATATGTTATTTGTGATGTTAATCCCTTAATAAAGTTTTTTCCTTAAACACACCTAAGTATCACatagttctaaataaatattAGGACATTACAGTTTGTTATAAACTATTTTTCAATAAATGCTGAATGTCTTTGTGTTAACTGTGGCAATTCCCTGCTGTTCTTAACAGAGCTGCGAGCAGAGGTGGAGGTGATAGAGCAGAtgagcagcagcggcagcagcagctcctCAGACTCGGGCAGCGCCTCAGGGAGCGGcgatgacagcagcagcagcgacgGTGAGCTTGAGACCTCCCGACCCCTCAGCCAGACGTCACCCAGCCGCCACCCCATGGCCAACGGAGGAGCTGACCGGCAGCAGGGAAACAACCAGCTCATGAACACACTCCGTGAGTACCTTTGGGTTATACTTAGACTTGGTCGGGTCAGgagatggaattcatgcatgcatgcatttgttttctgtgctgctgctaaTCCTGCTCATTCACTGCCAGTGACTCTGTGCTACCACAACGCCTTTTTGGTATTATGGTAATTTTTCTTCTGCTCCCCACAGGAAATGACCTTCAGCTCAGCGAGTCAGGCAGTGACAGCGATGACGACTGAACTCTGCTGGTCAGTCTCTCTGTCCACACTCCTCCTCCTTTCTGCCTGGTTGACTTGTTTCTTTGCTGTGATAGCTGACCCCAGCTCTGTAGGTTGGTTTGactacatatattttttttaatttgctttaGTATATCCTGAAAGCTGGCCAGCCTGGAACTTAagagtgtattttttattagATGTATATCTTGTTTTGTATAGCGAAActggagacagagagaaaaattcTTCAGAGGTTTGGAAGATTATATATTAGAGTGCACATACATATTTTCTGTACTTAGAGCAGCTAGTTTTATTTACTTGtatcattaattttttttttttttaagttttgtctATGGTTTGGCAAGCAAGATTTTCTGTAGCTGTACGATCATCGctgtaatatttgttttttgttttcattttgctaAGAGTACAAAAAAAGCAGAATTGCACAGATGATCTGCAAATAGcaacaaagcaaagaaaacaaatgatgcAGGTATTTTGTCATCCACTAAGTTTTTGAGGTCATTGTGGAACATGATGCAGAATCAGTATCAGTTGCTGATGCTAACTTTAGTTTGCTGTTTGctggtcatttttttttaagtagcaaCACTACACTCACTAGATGTCACCTTTTAGCAGGTTGAGATTGTGGTTTGCTTATCTATGCTCATGGAAAATTGACAGGGCAACATGCTGCAGGTTGTTTTAAAGCTCcagttagtttgttttttatccaCAAGGGGGCAGAAAAGACTCAACAACGAGCAGAAACTCAGATTACTGGTATGAATAACATGTAAGTAAGCTATAGAATGTAAGTCTAGTGTTGTAGCTCTCTTTTGATTTCAACTGACACCCccaaaaaatgtcaaactaaTTAGCTGCTCAACTTTCTTCACCAGCTGCGTTTTACTTCCACTGTCTACTCTGTGGTGCCAGACACacaagcttttatttttctaagcTTATTTATATGAAACAGTAGTTACAAACACATGAATCTGTtagtgtttgcttttttttctgatgGTCAGAAGAAAATGCATCCTCCAGTCGGTCTGTGAGGCCATAACTGACAAGTTAATCATATTTGAAAGAAGACAG
This sequence is a window from Oreochromis aureus strain Israel breed Guangdong linkage group 11, ZZ_aureus, whole genome shotgun sequence. Protein-coding genes within it:
- the mettl6 gene encoding tRNA N(3)-methylcytidine methyltransferase METTL6; protein product: MALSESGIFSGDINCTDPGKEEESKDQAKTPTARVLTLEEQQRLNGERALVSDFKQMKLEKEAQKNWDLFYKRNTTNFFKDRHWTTREFEELKACREFESQKLVLLEAGCGVGNCIFPLLEDDLNIFVYACDFSPRAVEFVRQNPLYCPDRCCAFQCDLTKDDLMENVPESSVDVITLIFVLSAVHPDKMKLVLENISRVLKPGGFVLFRDYGLYDHAMLRFKSGNKLGENFYVRQDGTRSYFFSKEFLAELFEKTGFKCVANDYVLRETVNKKEGLCVPRVFLQSKFMKPVS
- the eaf1 gene encoding ELL-associated factor 1, producing the protein MNGSTNPLLDKEEHVLKLGESFEKRPKSSFHTIRYDFKPASIDTSCEGELQVGKGDEVTITLPHIPGSTPPMTVFKGNKRPYQKDCVLIINHDTGDFVLEKLSSSIQVKKTRAEGSSKIQARIEQQSLRSSQPTSQFRAPTKPGAGIKTSPSPSKDNPSPEPQLDDIKRELRAEVEVIEQMSSSGSSSSSDSGSASGSGDDSSSSDGELETSRPLSQTSPSRHPMANGGADRQQGNNQLMNTLRNDLQLSESGSDSDDD